One Salmo trutta chromosome 26, fSalTru1.1, whole genome shotgun sequence DNA window includes the following coding sequences:
- the LOC115163994 gene encoding extracellular calcium-sensing receptor-like, with the protein MSLWGWLWLLYCLHVPGCVWGLDGGGEGACRLVAKPVSGSVYRAGDVVIGGLFPIHVEAPLPEQEFRSIKGNSTCTIFKQRAYRWLQTMIFAVEEINRDPALLPNLTLGFLASDTCRTEGITLGAALAMVTGKEASVVGTECGTTPEVPVIIGDAHSSATMVVAQTLGPFDLPMVSYFATCACLSDNWRYPSFFRTVPSDAFQALGMAKLLRLLRWVWVGLVSEDDDYGRFGVQLLLQELQGSGVCVAYSEVLPKLPSKRKIRHIADTIRRSTARVVVAFVGFTGHSGALMEEVVRQNITDKQWIASESWVTYTTIAAPKNLPSLAGTIGFALKKADIPGLGPFLTRLHPDGDYQKSDPFVRELWEEMFGCSLGVDLSVTLPSRRQCTGSEVIREGESQYADVSQLRASYNVYKAVYAIAYAIQDMVACQPGDGVFNGGQCPDTRKLQPSQIVRYLRGVNFSTPVGESFHFDMNGDPPASYDIINWHVTPEGTAEFVQVGHFLSSEGSDDQFHMDMDKVVWGGGSGEEVLVSVCSADCPPGTRHAVQKGRPVCCFDCLSCAEGEISNTTGSAECIRCPERFWSNPDRTACIPQLVDFLSYSDTMGVILSVISVSGATLTAGALATFLYHRHTALVKANNSELSFLLLLSLKLCFLCALVFIGKPKPWTCMLRHTLFGISFVFCISCLLSRTVVVLVAFRATLPGENLMRYFSPTQQRMGISLCTLIQVLICVLWLALAPPRPAERGDREGRGPRVVLECEVGSVVGFSLVLGYIGLLASLCLLLAFLARKLPDNFNEAKFITFSMLIFCAVWISFIPAYVSSPGKYTVAVEIFAILASSFGLLFCLFAPKCYIILLRPERNTKKHMMSK; encoded by the exons ATGAGCCTCTGGGGTTGGCTGTGGCTGCTCTACTGTCTCCATGTCCCTGGGTGTGTCTGGGGTCTggatggaggtggagagggggctTGTCGGCTGGTAGCTAAGCCCGTCTCCGGCAGTGTTTATCGGGCAGGAGATGTGGTCATTGGGGGCCTGTTCCCCATCCATGTGGAAGCCCCTCTACCAGAGCAGGAGTTCAGGAGCATTAAGGGAAATTCTACCTGTACAAT TTTCAAACAGCGTGCTTACCGCTGGCTGCAGACTATGATCTTTGCTGTGGAGGAGATTAACCGTGACCCAGCCCTCCTGCCTAACCTCACCCTGGGGTTCCTGGCTTCTGACACATGCCGAACAGAGGGCATCACCCTGGGGGCAGCCCTAGCCATGGTGACCGGCAAGGAGGCCTCCGTGGTGGGCACAGAGTGTGGCACAACCCCCGAGGTTCCCGTCATCATCGGGGATGCCCACTCCTCAGCCACCATGGTGGTGGCACAGACCCTCGGGCCGTTTGATTTACCCATG GTGAGTTACTTTGCCACCTGTGCGTGTTTGAGTGACAACTGGAGGTATCCCTCGTTCTTCCGTACGGTACCCAGCGATGCCTTCCAGGCTCTGGGCATGGCCAAGCTGCTGCGTCTGCTGAGATGGGTGTGGGTGGGGTTGGTGTCAGAGGATGATGACTATGGCAGGTTTGGGGTTCAGCTGCTTCTCCAAGAGCTCCAGGGATCTGGGGTGTGTGTCGCTTACTCTGAGGTCCTCCCCAAG TTACCGTCTAAGAGAAAGATCAGGCACATTGCGGACACCATCAGAAGATCTACTGCCAGAGTGGTGGTGGCATTTGTAGGATTCACGGGTCATTCAGGG GCCCTGATGGAAGAGGTTGTCCGTCAGAACATTACAGATAAGCAGTGGATTGCCTCAGAGTCCTGGGTCACCTACACTACTATCGCCGCCCCGAAAAACCTGCCTTCTCTTGCCGGGACAATCGGTTTTGCCCTGAAGAAAGCTGACATTCCCGGCCTGGGGCCTTTCCTAACACGCCTCCATCCAGACGGGGACTACCAGAAGTCCGACCCCTTCGTGAGAGAATTGTGGGAAGAGATGTTTGGGTGTTCTCTGGGGGTTGACCTCAGCGTGACGCTGCCGTCCAGGCGACAGTGTACTGGGTCAGAGGTCATAC GTGAGGGGGAGAGCCAGTATGCTGACGTGTCTCAGCTGAGAGCCAGCTATAATGTGTACAAGGCTGTGTACGCCATCGCCTATGCCATACAGGATATGGTGGCCTGTCAACCAGGGGACGGAGTCTTTAATGGTGGACAGTGCCCTGATACCAGGAAGCTTCAGCCCAGCCAG ATTGTTCGTTATCTGAGGGGAGTGAACTTCAGTACTCCTGTGGGGGAATCTTTCCACTTCGACATGAATGGTGATCCGCCTGCCTCTTATGACATCATCAACTGGCATGTCACCCCCGAGGGGACGGCAGAGTTTGTCCAGGTCGGACATTTTCTGTCCTCTGAGGGATCGGACGACCAGTTTCACATGGACATGGATAAAGTGGTGTGGGGTGGGGGCAGCGGAGAGGAG GTCCTTGTGTCTGTATGCAGTGCTGACTGTCCCCCTGGTACCAGGCATGCAGTACAGAAGGGGAGGCCTGTTTGCTGCTTTGACTGTCTGTCCTGTGCTGAGGGAGAGATCAGCAACACAACAG GGTCAGCTGAGTGTATTAGGTGTCCAGAGCGGTTCTGGTCCAACCCTGATCGTACAGCCTGCATCCCCCAGCTGGTGGACTTCCTCTCCTACAGCGACACCATGGGTGTCATCCTGTCTGTCATCTCAGTTTCCGGGGCAACACTCACAGCCGGTGCCCTGGCCACCTTCCTCTACCACCGTCACACGGCCCTG GTGAAAGCCAACAACTCTGAGCTCAGCTTCCTGCTCCTTCTGTCACTCAAGCTCTGCTTCCTGTGCGCACTGGTTTTCATTGGCAAGCCGAAGCCATGGACATGCATGCTGAGACACACCCTGTTTGGTATAAGCTTTGTGTTCTGCATCTCCTGTCTGCTCAGCCGgactgtggtggtgctggtggcctTCAGGGCCACTCTGCCTGGAGAGAACCTGATGAGATACTTCAGCCCCACCCAGCAGAGGATGGGTATCTCACTCTGCACACTCATCCAG GTGCTGATCTGTGTACTGTGGCTGGCCCTAGCTCCACCCCGACCTGctgagaggggggacagagagggtcGTGGGCCGAGGGTGGTCCTGGAGTGTGAGGTGGGCTCTGTGGTTGGTTTCTCTCTGGTGCTGGGCTACATCGGCCTGCtggcctccctctgtctcctcttagCCTTcctggccaggaaactcccagaCAACTTCAACGAGGCCAAGTTCATCACCTTCAGCATGCTGATCTTCTGTGCTGTGTGGATCTCCTTCATCCCTGCCTACGTCAGCTCTCCTGGGAAGTACACAGTAGCTGTAGAGATCTTTGCCATCCTGGCATCCAGCTTTgggctgctgttctgtctgttTGCTCCAAAGTGTTACATCATCCTTCtgagaccagagagaaacaccAAGAAACACATGATGTCCAAATAG